The Megalops cyprinoides isolate fMegCyp1 chromosome 12, fMegCyp1.pri, whole genome shotgun sequence genome contains a region encoding:
- the mideasb gene encoding mitotic deacetylase-associated SANT domain protein isoform X1 — MSLPPQQKANAKRTGKRITFFKDKGVAMKEPVQQPEGAYFNLGPSAAEQRPGEAGAVVVSSSEAPHMYLNSVIFSPEKGEQSRGHYQQTVKWAHQDPAQQPAWAQGMPMPSWGQGFPQYLGGIGMNEPRGQAAFLKPTNEGVSMQPPRRAPEKQLPNPADRDAAKASGLAADWEQQQQQQQQTVAAMQHAQVQSFQHGHKPGVLPSQPHAAAHTAASSVLQPFQIAFGQPKQHLASDYYQVFQGNRTLPNMNYGMPPKSQHQLQHLQHHQQLQQQQRQQQQQQQQQQQQQQQRQLQQQQQQQLQLQQQQQQQQLQQQQLQQQQQLQQQQQQQLQQQQQQQPQHQQQQQQMQHQNQHFEYFSGTHLMHPHSHLQQPPPQALGPQGPCVQVPLEPLDSDPQKFSSGSQQPTEAPQPVPRRSRRLSKEGVPPSGDNPFLAPMTQPSQGSQNGGPEARGPPANEDIQAAPTGVIQSTHRKRRASQEVNLETLAQKASEMESLPPQVIKQEPEKMWSSNAASSVPGRGATEGEGVSAKRPRDESLLPLVIPVSVPVRRADHPSPDREQTDPSDRWPQQPAGLQGPAQPEHKPSVIVTRRRSLRNSLSESSGLNGGGEGGKDDDGKSAKSKRRPRPEPLFIPPPKSSIFIAPPVYSNITPYQSHLRSPVRLPDNPLTMPPYTPPPILSPVREGSGLYFSTFLSSAAANSQGLPPPATPKSATRSLLRSNSCDITPPVLSAMNEATPVSIEPRINIGPRYQAEVPDIQDRSAAQQDQHLAELVWAPLLELESKPSEQERVEDLMHLACSSALCGGGTNQELALHCLYECKGDILEALTLLLLKKPIFAKTHPLGDYHYSGSDSWTSAEKRYFNKGISAYKKDFFMVQKLVRTKTVAQCVEFYYTYKKQVKIGRNGTLIYGDTEPPETRATEMEVDVKSSQRFEPRKEEDDDHKWDESCDRKRDGSPARVTQTLQATENQVGAVLVLTSQDDSRKEQPSRVVSQPPHPLPPPAPPKPRADPAGKKSGTSTVSKGQAAQEGEFPCKKCGRVFYKVKSRSAHMKSHAEQEKKAAALRQKEAEERAAAAAAAAARQNGAREQGEDTTEESSEEGEDADDEDWH, encoded by the exons ATGAGCTTGCCACCCCAGCAGAAAGCCAACGCCAAGAGGACGGGTAAACGCATCACCTTTTTCAAAGACAAGGGCGTAGCCATGAAGGAGCCAGTGCAGCAACCTGAGGGGGCCTACTTCAACCTGGGGCCCTCTGCCGCGGAGCAGAGGCCGGGTGAGGCCGGGGCCGTCGTGGTCTCCAGCTCGGAAGCACCGCACATGTACCTGAACTCCGTGATCTTCAGCCCAGAGAAGGGCGAGCAGAGCCGGGGGCATTACCAGCAGACGGTGAAGTGGGCGCACCAGGACCCGGCGCAGCAGCCCGCCTGGGCCCAGGGCATGCCCATGCCCTCCTGGGGCCAGGGCTTCCCCCAGTACCTGGGAGGCATCGGCATGAATGAGCCCAGGGGCCAGGCGGCCTTCCTGAAGCCCACCAATGAGGGGGTCTCGATGCAACCGCCCAGGCGGGCCCCGGAGAAGCAGCTGCCCAACCCCGCCGACCGGGACGCGGCAAAAGCGTCTGGCCTGGCAGCAGActgggagcagcagcagcagcagcagcagcagactgtAGCTGCCATGCAGCACGCCCAGGTGCAGTCCTTCCAGCACGGCCATAAGCCCGGCGTGCTGCCCAGCCAGCCGCATGCCGCGGCACACACCGCGGCCAGCTCCGTACTGCAGCCCTTCCAGATAGCTTTCGGGCAACCCAAGCAGCACCTGGCCTCCGACTACTACCAGGTGTTCCAGGGCAATAGAACCCTGCCCAACATGAACTATGGCATGCCACCAAAATCCCAACACCAGCTTCAGCACCTGCAACACCAtcaacagctgcagcagcaacagagacaacaacagcagcagcagcagcagcaacaacagcagcagcagcagcggcagcttcagcagcagcagcagcaacagcttcagcttcagcaacaacaacaacaacagcagctgcagcagcaacagctgcagcagcaacagcagctgcagcagcagcagcaacaacagctgcaacagcaacagcagcaacagcctcagcatcaacaacagcagcaacaaatgCAGCACCAAAATCAACACTTTGAGTACTTCTCTGGCACCCATCTTATGCACCCCCACTCACATCTCCAGCAGCCCCCACCTCAGGCTCTGGGGCCGCAGGGGCCCTGTGTCCAAGTGCCCCTAGAGCCTCTGGACTCTGATCCTCAGAAGTTCTCATCCGGATCCCAGCAGCCCACAGAGGCCCCTCAGCCGGTTCCCCGCAGGTCTCGCCGGCTCTCCAAGGAAGGCGTGCCTCCGTCAGGCGACAACCCCTTCCTCGCACCGATGACCCAGCCAAGCCAGGGATCCCAGAATGGAGGTCCCGAGGCGAGAGGGCCCCCTGCGAACGAGGACATCCAGGCAGCGCCCACAGGTGTCATCCAGAGCACCCACAGGAAGCGGAGGGCCTCCCAGGAGGTGAACCTGGAGACGCTGGCTCAGAAGGCTTCGGAAATGGAGTCCTTACCCCCGCAGGTCATCAAG CAGGAGCCAGAGAAAATGTGGAGCTCTAACGCAGCCTCGTCGGTCCCAGGCCGAGGAGCCACGGAGGGGGAGGGCGTGAGCGCCAAGCGTCCCCGCGACGAGAGCCTGTTGCCGCTGGTGATCCCCGTGTCCGTGCCCGTTCGGAGGGCCGACCACCCCTCGCCGGACCGGGAGCAGACGGACCCGTCGGATCGCTGGCCGCAGCAGCCGGCCGGCCTGCAGGGCCCGGCCCAGCCCGAGCACAAGCCCTCCGTCATCGTCACCCGCCGGCGCTCGCTAAGGAACTCGCTGTCGGAGAGCTCCGGCCTG AATggtggaggggaaggaggaaaagACGACGATGGGAAGTCCGCCAAGTCGAAGCGGCGGCCCCGCCCGGAACCCCTGTTCATCCCGCCCCCTAAATCCAGCATCTTCATCGCCCCGCCGGTGTACTCCAACATCACGCCGTACCAGAGCCACCTGCGCTCTCCGGTGCGGCTGCCCGACAACCCCCTCACCATGCCCCCCTACACGCCTCCGCCCATCCTCAGCCCAGTGCGCGAGGGCTCGGGCCTCTACTTCTCCACCTTCCTGTCCTCCGCCGCCGCCAACAGCCAGGGACTGCCGCCTCCGGCCACGCCCAAGTCGGCCACCCGCAGCCTGCTGCGATCCA ACAGTTGTGACATAACGCCCCCAGTCCTCTCTGCGATGAATGAGGCTACGCCGGTCAGCATCGAGCC ACGGATTAACATTGGACCTCGGTACCAGGCAGAGGTGCCGGATATACAGGACCGTTCAGCAGCCCAACAGGACCAGCACCTGGCTGAGCTTGTGTGGGCACCGCTGCTGGAGCTAGAATCCAAACCCAGTGAACAAGAAAGAG TGGAGGACCTCATGCACCTGGCCTGCTCCAGTGCTCTGTGTGGAGGCGGGACCAATCAGGAGCTGGCACTTCACTGCCTCTATGAATGCAAGGGTGACATTCTG GAAGCCCTCACACTTCTGCTGCTGAAGAAGCCAATATTCGCCAAGACCCACCCTCTGGGTGACTACCACTACTCAG GGTCAGACAGCTGGACGTCAGCAGAGAAGCGCTACTTCAACAAAGGTATCTCCGCCTACAAGAAGGACTTCTTCATGGTTCAGAAACTG GTGCGAACTAAGACCGTGGCACAGTGCGTAGAGTTCTACTACACCTACAAGAAGCAGGTAAAAATTGGTCGCAACGGGACCCTTATCTATGGCGACACAGAGCCCCCTGAGACACGGGCCACGGAGATGGAGGTGGACGTCAAG AGCTCTCAGCGATTTGAACCACGGAAGGAGGAAGACGATGACCATAAGTGGGACgagtcatgtgacaggaagaggGACGGCAGCCCCGCCAGGGTTACGCAGACTCTGCAGGCCACTGAAAAT CAGGTGGGCGCGGTGCTGGTCCTGACGAGCCAGGATGACTCCCGGAAGGAGCAGCCGTCTCGGGTGGTCAGCCAGCCGCCCCATCCGCTCCCTCCGCCTGCGCCCCCCAAGCCTCGGGCCGATCCCGCTGGGAAGAAGAGCGGGACCTCCACCGTGAGCAAGGGCCAGGCCGCCCAGGAAGGCGAATTCCCTTGCAAGAAGTGTGGCAG GGTGTTCTACAAGGTGAAGAGCCGCAGCGCTCACATGAAGAGCCACGCAGAGCAGGAGAAGAAGGCGGCCGCGCTGCGCCagaaggaggcggaggagcGGGCGGCGGCGGCCGCGGCAGCGGCGGCCCGGCAGAACGGGGCGAGAGAGCAGGGCGAGGACACCACCGAGGAGTCCTCAGAGGAGGGCGAAGACGCCGACGACGAGGACTGGCACTGA
- the mideasb gene encoding mitotic deacetylase-associated SANT domain protein isoform X3 — protein MSLPPQQKANAKRTGKRITFFKDKGVAMKEPVQQPEGAYFNLGPSAAEQRPGEAGAVVVSSSEAPHMYLNSVIFSPEKGEQSRGHYQQTVKWAHQDPAQQPAWAQGMPMPSWGQGFPQYLGGIGMNEPRGQAAFLKPTNEGVSMQPPRRAPEKQLPNPADRDAAKASGLAADWEQQQQQQQQTVAAMQHAQVQSFQHGHKPGVLPSQPHAAAHTAASSVLQPFQIAFGQPKQHLASDYYQVFQGNRTLPNMNYGMPPKSQHQLQHLQHHQQLQQQQRQQQQQQQQQQQQQQQRQLQQQQQQQLQLQQQQQQQQLQQQQLQQQQQLQQQQQQQLQQQQQQQPQHQQQQQQMQHQNQHFEYFSGTHLMHPHSHLQQPPPQALGPQGPCVQVPLEPLDSDPQKFSSGSQQPTEAPQPVPRRSRRLSKEGVPPSGDNPFLAPMTQPSQGSQNGGPEARGPPANEDIQAAPTGVIQSTHRKRRASQEVNLETLAQKASEMESLPPQVIKQEPEKMWSSNAASSVPGRGATEGEGVSAKRPRDESLLPLVIPVSVPVRRADHPSPDREQTDPSDRWPQQPAGLQGPAQPEHKPSVIVTRRRSLRNSLSESSGLNGGGEGGKDDDGKSAKSKRRPRPEPLFIPPPKSSIFIAPPVYSNITPYQSHLRSPVRLPDNPLTMPPYTPPPILSPVREGSGLYFSTFLSSAAANSQGLPPPATPKSATRSLLRSNSCDITPPVLSAMNEATPVSIEPRINIGPRYQAEVPDIQDRSAAQQDQHLAELVWAPLLELESKPSEQERVEDLMHLACSSALCGGGTNQELALHCLYECKGDILEALTLLLLKKPIFAKTHPLGDYHYSGSDSWTSAEKRYFNKGISAYKKDFFMVQKLVRTKTVAQCVEFYYTYKKQVKIGRNGTLIYGDTEPPETRATEMEVDVKSSQRFEPRKEEDDDHKWDESCDRKRDGSPARVTQTLQATENVGAVLVLTSQDDSRKEQPSRVVSQPPHPLPPPAPPKPRADPAGKKSGTSTVSKGQAAQEGEFPCKKCGRVFYKVKSRSAHMKSHAEQEKKAAALRQKEAEERAAAAAAAAARQNGAREQGEDTTEESSEEGEDADDEDWH, from the exons ATGAGCTTGCCACCCCAGCAGAAAGCCAACGCCAAGAGGACGGGTAAACGCATCACCTTTTTCAAAGACAAGGGCGTAGCCATGAAGGAGCCAGTGCAGCAACCTGAGGGGGCCTACTTCAACCTGGGGCCCTCTGCCGCGGAGCAGAGGCCGGGTGAGGCCGGGGCCGTCGTGGTCTCCAGCTCGGAAGCACCGCACATGTACCTGAACTCCGTGATCTTCAGCCCAGAGAAGGGCGAGCAGAGCCGGGGGCATTACCAGCAGACGGTGAAGTGGGCGCACCAGGACCCGGCGCAGCAGCCCGCCTGGGCCCAGGGCATGCCCATGCCCTCCTGGGGCCAGGGCTTCCCCCAGTACCTGGGAGGCATCGGCATGAATGAGCCCAGGGGCCAGGCGGCCTTCCTGAAGCCCACCAATGAGGGGGTCTCGATGCAACCGCCCAGGCGGGCCCCGGAGAAGCAGCTGCCCAACCCCGCCGACCGGGACGCGGCAAAAGCGTCTGGCCTGGCAGCAGActgggagcagcagcagcagcagcagcagcagactgtAGCTGCCATGCAGCACGCCCAGGTGCAGTCCTTCCAGCACGGCCATAAGCCCGGCGTGCTGCCCAGCCAGCCGCATGCCGCGGCACACACCGCGGCCAGCTCCGTACTGCAGCCCTTCCAGATAGCTTTCGGGCAACCCAAGCAGCACCTGGCCTCCGACTACTACCAGGTGTTCCAGGGCAATAGAACCCTGCCCAACATGAACTATGGCATGCCACCAAAATCCCAACACCAGCTTCAGCACCTGCAACACCAtcaacagctgcagcagcaacagagacaacaacagcagcagcagcagcagcaacaacagcagcagcagcagcggcagcttcagcagcagcagcagcaacagcttcagcttcagcaacaacaacaacaacagcagctgcagcagcaacagctgcagcagcaacagcagctgcagcagcagcagcaacaacagctgcaacagcaacagcagcaacagcctcagcatcaacaacagcagcaacaaatgCAGCACCAAAATCAACACTTTGAGTACTTCTCTGGCACCCATCTTATGCACCCCCACTCACATCTCCAGCAGCCCCCACCTCAGGCTCTGGGGCCGCAGGGGCCCTGTGTCCAAGTGCCCCTAGAGCCTCTGGACTCTGATCCTCAGAAGTTCTCATCCGGATCCCAGCAGCCCACAGAGGCCCCTCAGCCGGTTCCCCGCAGGTCTCGCCGGCTCTCCAAGGAAGGCGTGCCTCCGTCAGGCGACAACCCCTTCCTCGCACCGATGACCCAGCCAAGCCAGGGATCCCAGAATGGAGGTCCCGAGGCGAGAGGGCCCCCTGCGAACGAGGACATCCAGGCAGCGCCCACAGGTGTCATCCAGAGCACCCACAGGAAGCGGAGGGCCTCCCAGGAGGTGAACCTGGAGACGCTGGCTCAGAAGGCTTCGGAAATGGAGTCCTTACCCCCGCAGGTCATCAAG CAGGAGCCAGAGAAAATGTGGAGCTCTAACGCAGCCTCGTCGGTCCCAGGCCGAGGAGCCACGGAGGGGGAGGGCGTGAGCGCCAAGCGTCCCCGCGACGAGAGCCTGTTGCCGCTGGTGATCCCCGTGTCCGTGCCCGTTCGGAGGGCCGACCACCCCTCGCCGGACCGGGAGCAGACGGACCCGTCGGATCGCTGGCCGCAGCAGCCGGCCGGCCTGCAGGGCCCGGCCCAGCCCGAGCACAAGCCCTCCGTCATCGTCACCCGCCGGCGCTCGCTAAGGAACTCGCTGTCGGAGAGCTCCGGCCTG AATggtggaggggaaggaggaaaagACGACGATGGGAAGTCCGCCAAGTCGAAGCGGCGGCCCCGCCCGGAACCCCTGTTCATCCCGCCCCCTAAATCCAGCATCTTCATCGCCCCGCCGGTGTACTCCAACATCACGCCGTACCAGAGCCACCTGCGCTCTCCGGTGCGGCTGCCCGACAACCCCCTCACCATGCCCCCCTACACGCCTCCGCCCATCCTCAGCCCAGTGCGCGAGGGCTCGGGCCTCTACTTCTCCACCTTCCTGTCCTCCGCCGCCGCCAACAGCCAGGGACTGCCGCCTCCGGCCACGCCCAAGTCGGCCACCCGCAGCCTGCTGCGATCCA ACAGTTGTGACATAACGCCCCCAGTCCTCTCTGCGATGAATGAGGCTACGCCGGTCAGCATCGAGCC ACGGATTAACATTGGACCTCGGTACCAGGCAGAGGTGCCGGATATACAGGACCGTTCAGCAGCCCAACAGGACCAGCACCTGGCTGAGCTTGTGTGGGCACCGCTGCTGGAGCTAGAATCCAAACCCAGTGAACAAGAAAGAG TGGAGGACCTCATGCACCTGGCCTGCTCCAGTGCTCTGTGTGGAGGCGGGACCAATCAGGAGCTGGCACTTCACTGCCTCTATGAATGCAAGGGTGACATTCTG GAAGCCCTCACACTTCTGCTGCTGAAGAAGCCAATATTCGCCAAGACCCACCCTCTGGGTGACTACCACTACTCAG GGTCAGACAGCTGGACGTCAGCAGAGAAGCGCTACTTCAACAAAGGTATCTCCGCCTACAAGAAGGACTTCTTCATGGTTCAGAAACTG GTGCGAACTAAGACCGTGGCACAGTGCGTAGAGTTCTACTACACCTACAAGAAGCAGGTAAAAATTGGTCGCAACGGGACCCTTATCTATGGCGACACAGAGCCCCCTGAGACACGGGCCACGGAGATGGAGGTGGACGTCAAG AGCTCTCAGCGATTTGAACCACGGAAGGAGGAAGACGATGACCATAAGTGGGACgagtcatgtgacaggaagaggGACGGCAGCCCCGCCAGGGTTACGCAGACTCTGCAGGCCACTGAAAAT GTGGGCGCGGTGCTGGTCCTGACGAGCCAGGATGACTCCCGGAAGGAGCAGCCGTCTCGGGTGGTCAGCCAGCCGCCCCATCCGCTCCCTCCGCCTGCGCCCCCCAAGCCTCGGGCCGATCCCGCTGGGAAGAAGAGCGGGACCTCCACCGTGAGCAAGGGCCAGGCCGCCCAGGAAGGCGAATTCCCTTGCAAGAAGTGTGGCAG GGTGTTCTACAAGGTGAAGAGCCGCAGCGCTCACATGAAGAGCCACGCAGAGCAGGAGAAGAAGGCGGCCGCGCTGCGCCagaaggaggcggaggagcGGGCGGCGGCGGCCGCGGCAGCGGCGGCCCGGCAGAACGGGGCGAGAGAGCAGGGCGAGGACACCACCGAGGAGTCCTCAGAGGAGGGCGAAGACGCCGACGACGAGGACTGGCACTGA
- the mideasb gene encoding mitotic deacetylase-associated SANT domain protein isoform X4, producing the protein MSLPPQQKANAKRTGKRITFFKDKGVAMKEPVQQPEGAYFNLGPSAAEQRPGEAGAVVVSSSEAPHMYLNSVIFSPEKGEQSRGHYQQTVKWAHQDPAQQPAWAQGMPMPSWGQGFPQYLGGIGMNEPRGQAAFLKPTNEGVSMQPPRRAPEKQLPNPADRDAAKASGLAADWEQQQQQQQQTVAAMQHAQVQSFQHGHKPGVLPSQPHAAAHTAASSVLQPFQIAFGQPKQHLASDYYQVFQGNRTLPNMNYGMPPKSQHQLQHLQHHQQLQQQQRQQQQQQQQQQQQQQQRQLQQQQQQQLQLQQQQQQQQLQQQQLQQQQQLQQQQQQQLQQQQQQQPQHQQQQQQMQHQNQHFEYFSGTHLMHPHSHLQQPPPQALGPQGPCVQVPLEPLDSDPQKFSSGSQQPTEAPQPVPRRSRRLSKEGVPPSGDNPFLAPMTQPSQGSQNGGPEARGPPANEDIQAAPTGVIQSTHRKRRASQEVNLETLAQKASEMESLPPQVIKEPEKMWSSNAASSVPGRGATEGEGVSAKRPRDESLLPLVIPVSVPVRRADHPSPDREQTDPSDRWPQQPAGLQGPAQPEHKPSVIVTRRRSLRNSLSESSGLNGGGEGGKDDDGKSAKSKRRPRPEPLFIPPPKSSIFIAPPVYSNITPYQSHLRSPVRLPDNPLTMPPYTPPPILSPVREGSGLYFSTFLSSAAANSQGLPPPATPKSATRSLLRSNSCDITPPVLSAMNEATPVSIEPRINIGPRYQAEVPDIQDRSAAQQDQHLAELVWAPLLELESKPSEQERVEDLMHLACSSALCGGGTNQELALHCLYECKGDILEALTLLLLKKPIFAKTHPLGDYHYSGSDSWTSAEKRYFNKGISAYKKDFFMVQKLVRTKTVAQCVEFYYTYKKQVKIGRNGTLIYGDTEPPETRATEMEVDVKSSQRFEPRKEEDDDHKWDESCDRKRDGSPARVTQTLQATENVGAVLVLTSQDDSRKEQPSRVVSQPPHPLPPPAPPKPRADPAGKKSGTSTVSKGQAAQEGEFPCKKCGRVFYKVKSRSAHMKSHAEQEKKAAALRQKEAEERAAAAAAAAARQNGAREQGEDTTEESSEEGEDADDEDWH; encoded by the exons ATGAGCTTGCCACCCCAGCAGAAAGCCAACGCCAAGAGGACGGGTAAACGCATCACCTTTTTCAAAGACAAGGGCGTAGCCATGAAGGAGCCAGTGCAGCAACCTGAGGGGGCCTACTTCAACCTGGGGCCCTCTGCCGCGGAGCAGAGGCCGGGTGAGGCCGGGGCCGTCGTGGTCTCCAGCTCGGAAGCACCGCACATGTACCTGAACTCCGTGATCTTCAGCCCAGAGAAGGGCGAGCAGAGCCGGGGGCATTACCAGCAGACGGTGAAGTGGGCGCACCAGGACCCGGCGCAGCAGCCCGCCTGGGCCCAGGGCATGCCCATGCCCTCCTGGGGCCAGGGCTTCCCCCAGTACCTGGGAGGCATCGGCATGAATGAGCCCAGGGGCCAGGCGGCCTTCCTGAAGCCCACCAATGAGGGGGTCTCGATGCAACCGCCCAGGCGGGCCCCGGAGAAGCAGCTGCCCAACCCCGCCGACCGGGACGCGGCAAAAGCGTCTGGCCTGGCAGCAGActgggagcagcagcagcagcagcagcagcagactgtAGCTGCCATGCAGCACGCCCAGGTGCAGTCCTTCCAGCACGGCCATAAGCCCGGCGTGCTGCCCAGCCAGCCGCATGCCGCGGCACACACCGCGGCCAGCTCCGTACTGCAGCCCTTCCAGATAGCTTTCGGGCAACCCAAGCAGCACCTGGCCTCCGACTACTACCAGGTGTTCCAGGGCAATAGAACCCTGCCCAACATGAACTATGGCATGCCACCAAAATCCCAACACCAGCTTCAGCACCTGCAACACCAtcaacagctgcagcagcaacagagacaacaacagcagcagcagcagcagcaacaacagcagcagcagcagcggcagcttcagcagcagcagcagcaacagcttcagcttcagcaacaacaacaacaacagcagctgcagcagcaacagctgcagcagcaacagcagctgcagcagcagcagcaacaacagctgcaacagcaacagcagcaacagcctcagcatcaacaacagcagcaacaaatgCAGCACCAAAATCAACACTTTGAGTACTTCTCTGGCACCCATCTTATGCACCCCCACTCACATCTCCAGCAGCCCCCACCTCAGGCTCTGGGGCCGCAGGGGCCCTGTGTCCAAGTGCCCCTAGAGCCTCTGGACTCTGATCCTCAGAAGTTCTCATCCGGATCCCAGCAGCCCACAGAGGCCCCTCAGCCGGTTCCCCGCAGGTCTCGCCGGCTCTCCAAGGAAGGCGTGCCTCCGTCAGGCGACAACCCCTTCCTCGCACCGATGACCCAGCCAAGCCAGGGATCCCAGAATGGAGGTCCCGAGGCGAGAGGGCCCCCTGCGAACGAGGACATCCAGGCAGCGCCCACAGGTGTCATCCAGAGCACCCACAGGAAGCGGAGGGCCTCCCAGGAGGTGAACCTGGAGACGCTGGCTCAGAAGGCTTCGGAAATGGAGTCCTTACCCCCGCAGGTCATCAAG GAGCCAGAGAAAATGTGGAGCTCTAACGCAGCCTCGTCGGTCCCAGGCCGAGGAGCCACGGAGGGGGAGGGCGTGAGCGCCAAGCGTCCCCGCGACGAGAGCCTGTTGCCGCTGGTGATCCCCGTGTCCGTGCCCGTTCGGAGGGCCGACCACCCCTCGCCGGACCGGGAGCAGACGGACCCGTCGGATCGCTGGCCGCAGCAGCCGGCCGGCCTGCAGGGCCCGGCCCAGCCCGAGCACAAGCCCTCCGTCATCGTCACCCGCCGGCGCTCGCTAAGGAACTCGCTGTCGGAGAGCTCCGGCCTG AATggtggaggggaaggaggaaaagACGACGATGGGAAGTCCGCCAAGTCGAAGCGGCGGCCCCGCCCGGAACCCCTGTTCATCCCGCCCCCTAAATCCAGCATCTTCATCGCCCCGCCGGTGTACTCCAACATCACGCCGTACCAGAGCCACCTGCGCTCTCCGGTGCGGCTGCCCGACAACCCCCTCACCATGCCCCCCTACACGCCTCCGCCCATCCTCAGCCCAGTGCGCGAGGGCTCGGGCCTCTACTTCTCCACCTTCCTGTCCTCCGCCGCCGCCAACAGCCAGGGACTGCCGCCTCCGGCCACGCCCAAGTCGGCCACCCGCAGCCTGCTGCGATCCA ACAGTTGTGACATAACGCCCCCAGTCCTCTCTGCGATGAATGAGGCTACGCCGGTCAGCATCGAGCC ACGGATTAACATTGGACCTCGGTACCAGGCAGAGGTGCCGGATATACAGGACCGTTCAGCAGCCCAACAGGACCAGCACCTGGCTGAGCTTGTGTGGGCACCGCTGCTGGAGCTAGAATCCAAACCCAGTGAACAAGAAAGAG TGGAGGACCTCATGCACCTGGCCTGCTCCAGTGCTCTGTGTGGAGGCGGGACCAATCAGGAGCTGGCACTTCACTGCCTCTATGAATGCAAGGGTGACATTCTG GAAGCCCTCACACTTCTGCTGCTGAAGAAGCCAATATTCGCCAAGACCCACCCTCTGGGTGACTACCACTACTCAG GGTCAGACAGCTGGACGTCAGCAGAGAAGCGCTACTTCAACAAAGGTATCTCCGCCTACAAGAAGGACTTCTTCATGGTTCAGAAACTG GTGCGAACTAAGACCGTGGCACAGTGCGTAGAGTTCTACTACACCTACAAGAAGCAGGTAAAAATTGGTCGCAACGGGACCCTTATCTATGGCGACACAGAGCCCCCTGAGACACGGGCCACGGAGATGGAGGTGGACGTCAAG AGCTCTCAGCGATTTGAACCACGGAAGGAGGAAGACGATGACCATAAGTGGGACgagtcatgtgacaggaagaggGACGGCAGCCCCGCCAGGGTTACGCAGACTCTGCAGGCCACTGAAAAT GTGGGCGCGGTGCTGGTCCTGACGAGCCAGGATGACTCCCGGAAGGAGCAGCCGTCTCGGGTGGTCAGCCAGCCGCCCCATCCGCTCCCTCCGCCTGCGCCCCCCAAGCCTCGGGCCGATCCCGCTGGGAAGAAGAGCGGGACCTCCACCGTGAGCAAGGGCCAGGCCGCCCAGGAAGGCGAATTCCCTTGCAAGAAGTGTGGCAG GGTGTTCTACAAGGTGAAGAGCCGCAGCGCTCACATGAAGAGCCACGCAGAGCAGGAGAAGAAGGCGGCCGCGCTGCGCCagaaggaggcggaggagcGGGCGGCGGCGGCCGCGGCAGCGGCGGCCCGGCAGAACGGGGCGAGAGAGCAGGGCGAGGACACCACCGAGGAGTCCTCAGAGGAGGGCGAAGACGCCGACGACGAGGACTGGCACTGA